The Leucobacter viscericola genome includes a window with the following:
- a CDS encoding pyridoxamine 5'-phosphate oxidase family protein, whose product MNPSSGPITVLSDTECWEHLATQRVGRLVTSVGDVVDIVPINFVVDGDTVVFRTAPGSKLSELTVNSSVVFEVDSFGETSGWSVVLRGRARALETEAEIAAAELLPLKPFVPTVKRVFVRIEATAVTGRSFVFGSEPDHDAVHNE is encoded by the coding sequence ATGAACCCCTCTTCTGGCCCCATCACTGTTCTTAGCGACACAGAATGTTGGGAGCACCTGGCGACGCAGCGCGTCGGACGTCTCGTTACCAGTGTCGGTGACGTGGTCGATATTGTGCCCATCAATTTTGTGGTTGATGGTGACACCGTTGTGTTTCGCACTGCCCCCGGCAGCAAACTCAGTGAGCTGACGGTGAACAGCTCCGTGGTGTTTGAGGTGGACTCGTTTGGCGAAACCTCCGGGTGGAGTGTTGTGCTGCGCGGTCGGGCTCGCGCCCTTGAAACTGAAGCTGAGATCGCAGCGGCGGAACTGCTGCCGCTCAAGCCTTTTGTGCCGACGGTGAAGCGTGTGTTTGTTCGAATTGAGGCGACGGCAGTGACCGGGCGGAGTTTTGTCTTTGGCTCGGAGCCGGATCACGATGCGGTGCACAACGAGTAG
- a CDS encoding zinc ribbon domain-containing protein YjdM — MRQRLQLRDGRAARLPECAHEWAPESAEAETEETDAPIRDAVGNVLQDGDAVTIAKDLKVKGGGTLKAGTKVKSIRLINGVDGHDIDCKVDGFGPMQLKSSVVKKA; from the coding sequence ATGCGGCAGCGTTTACAGTTACGAGATGGGCGCGCTGCTCGTCTGCCCGAGTGCGCACACGAGTGGGCACCCGAGTCGGCGGAGGCTGAAACAGAAGAGACTGACGCGCCAATCCGGGATGCAGTTGGCAACGTTTTGCAAGACGGTGACGCGGTCACCATCGCCAAAGATCTGAAGGTCAAGGGTGGCGGCACGCTCAAGGCCGGCACCAAGGTCAAGAGCATCCGCCTCATCAACGGGGTCGACGGTCACGACATCGACTGCAAGGTCGACGGCTTTGGCCCGATGCAGCTCAAGTCCAGCGTCGTAAAGAAGGCGTAA